The DNA window TCGCACCATCCGCCCCTCACTTCGCCAGTGGTGCAATCCATTCGGGATGAACCAAGAGCCGCACTCAAAGCACCGCATCCGCCGAGCGGCAGCGCAAGCAATAACACAAAAAACACCTTGGAAATGAACCGAAAATCCATAATTTCTCTCCCCCAAAAGGAAAAGAAAACTATTTACGCTGGATTGTCAATTAAGGTTCTGGAAGCGGAATATTAGAAGCCAGACGATTATTTGACACTAAATCGCCAGCGCAATGGCGCGTTGGATGACCTGATCGGCTGCCGCAGGTTTGGGAATCAGCTCTGCGTCGAGCGAGCGAACGGTTTCGTCCTGCCGGTCGAGATCGCCGGAGTGGAGTAGATAGGGAATGCCCTTGTCATCGAGCGCTTTCGCGATCGGCACGCAATTGGTCCCCGCCCCCAGATTGACGTCGAGCACCGCGACACTGATGTCGTGTTCGGCGCACTGATCAAGCGCTTGATCGACACCCCTCGCACTGCGGTAATCGCACCCGGCATCCTCGGCAGCGAATTCGAGATCCATGAGGATCAGGGGCTCGTCGTCGACGAGCAGGATACAGCAGCTCACAGGACGGTTCCTCTCACTCGGGCAGCTTCAGACCGGCACTGTCAGCGTGGCGACGAGACCGTTCTCGCGCCATTCGCGTTCGAAATTGCCTCCCAGCTGCGCCATCATGCGATCGACGATCAGCGAACCGCCACCCGGATCGGCGTTCTGCGAAACGGCCGGACCGTCGCTTTCCTCCCAGCGCAACTGAAGAGCGCGCGGGCGATCTCCGTTGATCATCTTCCAGCCGATGTGGACTTTTCCGCCGTCATTCGACAGCGCGCCGAACTTGGACGCGTTGGCCGCGAGTTCATGCAACACAAGGCCGATCACCGACACGAGGCTGAACGGGACCTCGATCGCCGGGCCCTCCTTGACGATGCGACCTTGGCCGTCGTCATGGACATCGACAACCGCCACGATGGTCGATTCGAGTGCGATCGAATCGGCATCAGGCGCATCGAGCGTCGTTTCATAGGTTCGGCCGAGCGCAATGATCCGCTCGTTGATCGCCCGCGCCGTCTCGCTTTCACCATGCGCGCGACCGACCATGTTCACGATCGAGGATATCACCGCGAACATGTTCTTCATCCGGTGCGATAGCTGGCGGTTGAGCATGCGCGTGTGGTGTTCCTCGGCCCGCGCGGTATGAACCTCGGTGACGTCCCACTGGCTGCCGAAGAAATAGATCAGCTCGCCTTCGGTATTGTAGATCGGCCCGATATGCAGCGCGTTCCAGAAGGGCGTGCCGTCATGGCGGTAGTTCTTCAGTTCGACGACAATGACATCCTCGTTCGCAAGCGCGTCGCGAATGCGCTGCACTGCAGCCTTGTCGGTGCCCGGCCCCTGGAGGAAGCGACAATTGCGCCCGAGGATTTCATCCTCGGGAAAGCCGGTTAGTTCGCGGAAGGCGCGGTTGGCGAAGACAATGGGCATGTCCTCGGTGTGCGGATCGCACAGGGAGATCGCCATGCGCGTCTGCGCCATCGCCTGCTCGAACAGCACGCCGGACGCCCCGATGAACTGATCCTCGGGATGGTTCGCACGGAATCGTGCCGGCGCCTCATCATGCGTCTGATCGTAGGTCGATCGCTTTGGCTCGTCGTCGAATGTCTGGTCAGTCAAAAAACAACGCCCGAAATACTAACGCCCGCCGGAGATAGCGTGCAACCTACTTAGGTCGCAACCGCTCCGGCGGGCGTCGGTTCCCCGTCACGGGAAAGAACCGTTGGAAATCAACCCACCGTGGCTTTGACGATCTTGCCCGGATTGGCCGGCGGTTCGCCCTTGGGAAGCGCGTGGACCACATCCATGCCGCTCTCGACCTTGCCCCAGACGGTGTACTGGCGATCGAGGAACTTGGCATCGTCGAGGCAGATGAAGAACTGCGAGTTGGCCGAGTTCGGATCCATCGTGCGCGCCATCGAGCAGACGCCTTCGACATGCGGCTCGTCGTTGAATTCCTGTTTCAGGTCGGGCTTGTCCGAACCGCTCATCCCGGTCCCGGTCGGGTCGCCGCCCTGCGCCATGAAGCCGTCGATCACGCGGTGGAATACCACGCCGTCATAGAAGCCTTCGCCCGCAAGCTCGGTGATCCGGGCAACGTGTTGCGGCGCAAGATCGGGGCGCAGCGCGATCACCACGTCCTTGGGCTCACCGTCGCCGGTGTCGATCGAGAAAGTCAGTTTGTCGGCCATGAGAATCTCCTTTGAATTGCCCCGCCGCCTAGCTCGCCTGCGGACCATTGTCACCCGCACCTTGCCTTTATGTGCGGTATGCCTAGACGACGGGCATGGCCCACCCGCGCGACACAGACCTGCTCGATGCGCCCGATGACGGGGTGGCCATGGATGAGACCCGGGGCGATGTGAGCAGCGCGACCGATAATTTCGACGAGGACAACCGCTTCAGGCCAGAATTCGTCCGCAAGGTCGAGGATGCGCTCGAAGCGGGCGAAGACGGCGAAGTGCACGATCTGGTGGAGCCGCTCCACCCGGCAGACATCGCCGACCTGTTCGAACTGATCGACGAGGACGAGCGCCCGCAGCTCGCCACCGCGATCGCCGAACTGATGACCGCCGAAGTCATCGCCGAGCTGAACGACCACGTACGTGAATTGCTGGTCGAAGCGCTTTCGGCCGGTGCCGCCGCGCAAATCGCCGAACAGCTCGATACCGACGATGCGGTGGCGATGCTGGAAGACCTCGACGAAGTCGACCAGCGCGCCATTCTCGCCGAGCTGGATCCCGAAGACCGCGCCCCGATCGAGACCGCGCTGTCCTATCCGGACGAATCCGCCGGGCGCCTGATGAGCCGCGAATTCGTCGCGGTGCCGGGTCACCTGACGGTCGGCGACCTGATCGACTATCTACGCGACCAGCGCGACATCTCGACCGATTTCTACGAAGTCTTCGTGATCGACGAACGGATGCGTCCGCTCGGCACCTGCCAGCTGTCGTGGATCCTGCGCACCCCGCGCACGGTCAAGCTCGAAGACGTGATGAAGCGCGACCAGACGCTGATCCCGGTCGACCTCGACCAGGAAGAAGTCGGCCTCAGGTTCCAGAAATACGCGCTTATCTCGGCTGCGGTGATCGACAATGACGGGCGACTGGTGGGCCAAATCACGGCCGACGATATCGCCCACGTTATCGCCGAGGAAGCGGGCGAAGACGCCCTGCTGCTGTCCGGCGCGGGCGAAGGCGACATCAACGAACCGATCCGCGAGGCCTATTCGGCCCGCGTGCGCTGGCTGATTGCGAACCTCGGCACGGCGGTGGTCGCGAGCCTGATCATCGCGGCGTTCGGCGCGGCGATCGAGAAGCTCGTGGCACTGGCGATCCTGATGCCGATCGTCGCCAGCATCGGCGGCAATGCCGGCACCCAGACGATGGCGGTGACCGTGCGCGCGATCGCGACGAACCAGCTGACCGAATCGAACACCCAGCGCATCCTTTGGCGCGAGTTCCGCGTTGCCTTCCTGAATGGCGTAACCATCGCGGTGCTCATCGGGGTGGCGGTGGCCTTGCTGTTCACGCCCCCGCTCGGCGGTGTGATCGCGGCGGCGATGGTGATCAATATCCTGATCGCCGGGCTGGCGGGTGTGCTTGTGCCGGTGGTGTTCGACCGGCTCGATGTGGACCCGGCGGTCGCCTCGAGCGTGTTCGTCACGATGATTACCGATTCGATGGGCTTCTTCGCCTTCCTCGGCCTCGCCGTGGCGAGCGGATTGGTGGGCTAGATCGGCATCGCAGCGAGGCGTTGCCTCCGGCGGCTCGCAATGACGAGAATAGCGACTACATCACCCCCATGCCGCTCCACCTGACCAAGATCGCCTTCGGGGCCAAGAATTTCACCGACATCCAGGCGTGGTACGCCAACCGCAAGGAATTCCGGCTCAACACGCGCTATTGCCCCAAGCGGGTCGACGAACTTGCAGGCGGCTCGCTCTACTGGATTTTCGACCATTCGCTGGTCGCGCGTTCCCCGATCGAAGGTTTCGAGCAGCGCCCCGACGGGCGCTGGTGGATCAATCTCGAACCGCGCCTGATCCGCGTCCACCCCAAGCCCAAGCGCGCCCATCAGGGCTGGCGCTATCTCAAGGATGAACTGGCCCCGCGCGATCTGGCCGAGGGCGAGGATATCGGCGATGCTCTGCCGGGGCGCTTGCAGTTGAAACTCAAGAAACTCGGCCTCGTCTAATTCGGAACATCGCCCCGCCCTTCCCCGTTGATAGGGAAAGGAGAGATTTTATGCCCGAACGCCAATCGCGTCACCCCGATAACGACCTGATCGACCGCATCACCGAAGAGGAAACCCCGTCGCAGGGCAGTTCCTCGGGCGGCGATGTCAACACCCGCGTCGGCAGCCGCGCCGATCTTCATCGCGCTACCGATCCCGACAATCGCGAACCGGTCGTCGGCTCGGACAATCCGGCCGAAGACGCCAAGAAGGGCGACAAGACGCTCGCCGCGATGCAGGACAGCCGCAAGAGCTGATCCTCTCATCATCCGATAACAAGTCTCCGCCGCTCCTGCCGATCTCAAGGGCGGCGGTTACGCTTTCTGTGCCACCCGCCGCAGCGCGTTGACGTAGGTTTCGGGCTCCTGCGCACCGGGAACGAGGAACTTGCCCTCGATCACCATCGCCGGAACGCCGGTGATATTCGCATCGAAAGCGGCCTGCTCCTCCTCGCGAATCCGTTCGCCGAGCGCCTCGTCCGCAAGCGCCGCCGCCGAAGCCTCGCGATCGAGACCGACACCCGCCGCAATGTCCAGCAACACCTGCGGATCGCCGATAGCGCGCCGGTCACGGAAATGCGCATCGAACAGCGCCAGTTTAAGATAAGTCTGCACTTCCCATCCCGCCGCATCCAGCGCGTGGGCGAGCAATTTGTGGGCAAGGAAGGTGTTCCGCATCAGCGCGGGCGGTTCCTCGCCCTCGCCTTCCCACGCAAAGGAATAATCGACCCGTTCGGCCATGGCCTGCATATGGGCTGCGCCCTCGCGTGCCTGATCCATGCTGCGACCGTATTTGCGCGCGATATGTGCGGTGCGCTCCTCACCTTCGGGCGGCATATCGGGATTGAGCTCGAACGGACGCCAGCGCGTCTCGACCGTAATCTCGCCCTCGAGTTCGTCGAGCGCCTTCAGCAGCTGGCGATAGCCGATAATGCACCACGGGCACATCACG is part of the Alteriqipengyuania halimionae genome and encodes:
- a CDS encoding peptidylprolyl isomerase; protein product: MADKLTFSIDTGDGEPKDVVIALRPDLAPQHVARITELAGEGFYDGVVFHRVIDGFMAQGGDPTGTGMSGSDKPDLKQEFNDEPHVEGVCSMARTMDPNSANSQFFICLDDAKFLDRQYTVWGKVESGMDVVHALPKGEPPANPGKIVKATVG
- a CDS encoding response regulator translates to MSCCILLVDDEPLILMDLEFAAEDAGCDYRSARGVDQALDQCAEHDISVAVLDVNLGAGTNCVPIAKALDDKGIPYLLHSGDLDRQDETVRSLDAELIPKPAAADQVIQRAIALAI
- the mgtE gene encoding magnesium transporter, coding for MAHPRDTDLLDAPDDGVAMDETRGDVSSATDNFDEDNRFRPEFVRKVEDALEAGEDGEVHDLVEPLHPADIADLFELIDEDERPQLATAIAELMTAEVIAELNDHVRELLVEALSAGAAAQIAEQLDTDDAVAMLEDLDEVDQRAILAELDPEDRAPIETALSYPDESAGRLMSREFVAVPGHLTVGDLIDYLRDQRDISTDFYEVFVIDERMRPLGTCQLSWILRTPRTVKLEDVMKRDQTLIPVDLDQEEVGLRFQKYALISAAVIDNDGRLVGQITADDIAHVIAEEAGEDALLLSGAGEGDINEPIREAYSARVRWLIANLGTAVVASLIIAAFGAAIEKLVALAILMPIVASIGGNAGTQTMAVTVRAIATNQLTESNTQRILWREFRVAFLNGVTIAVLIGVAVALLFTPPLGGVIAAAMVINILIAGLAGVLVPVVFDRLDVDPAVASSVFVTMITDSMGFFAFLGLAVASGLVG
- a CDS encoding PAS domain-containing protein, yielding MTDQTFDDEPKRSTYDQTHDEAPARFRANHPEDQFIGASGVLFEQAMAQTRMAISLCDPHTEDMPIVFANRAFRELTGFPEDEILGRNCRFLQGPGTDKAAVQRIRDALANEDVIVVELKNYRHDGTPFWNALHIGPIYNTEGELIYFFGSQWDVTEVHTARAEEHHTRMLNRQLSHRMKNMFAVISSIVNMVGRAHGESETARAINERIIALGRTYETTLDAPDADSIALESTIVAVVDVHDDGQGRIVKEGPAIEVPFSLVSVIGLVLHELAANASKFGALSNDGGKVHIGWKMINGDRPRALQLRWEESDGPAVSQNADPGGGSLIVDRMMAQLGGNFEREWRENGLVATLTVPV
- a CDS encoding DUF1489 family protein, producing MPLHLTKIAFGAKNFTDIQAWYANRKEFRLNTRYCPKRVDELAGGSLYWIFDHSLVARSPIEGFEQRPDGRWWINLEPRLIRVHPKPKRAHQGWRYLKDELAPRDLAEGEDIGDALPGRLQLKLKKLGLV
- a CDS encoding DsbA family oxidoreductase; protein product: MKNLAIDIYSDVMCPWCIIGYRQLLKALDELEGEITVETRWRPFELNPDMPPEGEERTAHIARKYGRSMDQAREGAAHMQAMAERVDYSFAWEGEGEEPPALMRNTFLAHKLLAHALDAAGWEVQTYLKLALFDAHFRDRRAIGDPQVLLDIAAGVGLDREASAAALADEALGERIREEEQAAFDANITGVPAMVIEGKFLVPGAQEPETYVNALRRVAQKA